The region AAAAATCATTTGGTGCTCCAGCAATTACTAAAGATGGTGTTTCTGTTGCAAGAGAGATTGAATTAGATGATACTTTAGAAAATATGGGAGCTCAACTTGTAAAAGAGGTAGCTTCTAAAACTGCTGATGAAGCAGGTGATGGTACAACTACTGCAACAGTATTAGCACATTCAATTTATAAAGAGGGTCTTAGAAATGTAACAGCAGGTGCAAACCCTATATCTTTAAAAAGAGGTATGGATAAAGCTTGCGAATCTATTTTAGAAAATTTAAAAACTGCTTCAAAAGTAGTTGCAAATAAAACTGAAATTGAGCAAGTTGCAACAATCTCAGCTAACTCAGATAGCGCAATTGGTTCAATGATTGCTGAAGCTATGGATAAAGTTGGGAAAGATGGGGTTATAACTGTTGAGGAAGCAAAAGGTATCTCTGATGAACTAGAAGTAGTTGAAGGTATGCAGTTTGATAGAGGTTATTTATCACCATACTTTGTAACAAATTCAGAAAAAATGATTGCTGAATTAGAAAATCCATATGTATTATTATATGATAAAAAAATCTCTAATTTAAAAGAGATGTTACCAATCTTGGAATCAGTTAACCAATCAGGAAGACCACTTTTAATTATTGCAGAAGATGTTGATGGTGAAGCATTAGCAACTTTAGTTGTAAATAGATTAAGAGGTTCATTAAATATTGCAGCTGTTAAAGCTCCAGGTTTTGGTGATAGAAGAAAAGCAATGTTAGAAGATATTGCTGTATTAACTGGTGGAACTGTTGTATCTGAAGAGATGGGAATGAAACTAGATACTTGCGGTATTGATGTTTTAGGAACTGCATCTAAAATTGTAATTGATAAAGATAATACAACAATCGTAGATGGAACAGGTTCAAGTGAAGCTGTTACTGCAAGAGTAAACCAAATCAGAGCAGAAATTGAAAACACAACTTCTGATTATGATAAAGAGAAATTACAAGAAAGACTTGCAAAACTTTCTGGTGGTGTAGCAGTTATTAAAGTTGGTGCTGCAACTGAAACAGAAATGAAAGAGAAAAAAGATAGAGTTGATGATGCTTTAAGTGCAACAAGAGCTGCTGTTGAAGAAGGTATTGTTATTGGTGGTGGAGCTGCATTAATCAGAGCTGCTGCAAAAGTATCTTTAGATCTAGTTGGTGATGAAGCTATTGGTGCAGCTATTGTATTAAGAGCTATTAAAGCACCTATGAAACAAATTGCAATTAATGCAGGTTTTGATGCAGGTGTTGTTGTAAATGAAGTTGAAAAATCAGATAATGATAACTTTGGTTTCAATGCTGCTACAGGTGAATATGTAGATATGTTTGAAGCTGGTATCGTTGACCCAGCAAAAGTTGAAAGAGTAGCTATGCAAAATGCTGTATCAGTTGCATCTTTACTTTTAACAACTGAAGCTACAGTTACAGATATTAAAGAGGACAAACCAGCAGGTCCAGCTATGCCAGACATGGGTGGAATGGGTGGTATGCCTGGAATGATGTAATTGTCCAATTATGTCTATTTATAGTACCCTTTTGGGGGTACTATGTTACTTTTCCTAAATATTTCTTAATCACAATTGTCTATCTATGACTAAATTTGTCTACTTTTGCCTAAATCAGTTGTAGGAATGTAAATTATCTCTCACCCACCTAATAGTTTCTTTTTGATAAAATGAAAAAAAATAAATGGACGAAGTAATGATCAAATTTTTTAGTTTACTGTTTTTATGTTTTACTTTATTGAGTGGTGATGACAAATCATTTGAAAAGATATTTAAAGATTTTAATATTAATGGAACTTTAGTAGTGACAACACTAAAAAGTGATGAGTTATATGTATATAATTTAAAAAGGGCTGATAAGAGATTTTGTTCAGCTTCAACTTTTAAAATACCTCATACTTTAATTGTATTAAATGAAAATCTAATTACATCAAAAAATGATATTATAAAATGGGATGGTGTAAAAAGAGGATATGACCTTTGGAATAAGGATCAAAC is a window of Halarcobacter sp. DNA encoding:
- the groL gene encoding chaperonin GroEL (60 kDa chaperone family; promotes refolding of misfolded polypeptides especially under stressful conditions; forms two stacked rings of heptamers to form a barrel-shaped 14mer; ends can be capped by GroES; misfolded proteins enter the barrel where they are refolded when GroES binds), with the protein product MAKEIKFSDSARNQLYTGVEKLADAVKVTMGPRGRNVLLQKSFGAPAITKDGVSVAREIELDDTLENMGAQLVKEVASKTADEAGDGTTTATVLAHSIYKEGLRNVTAGANPISLKRGMDKACESILENLKTASKVVANKTEIEQVATISANSDSAIGSMIAEAMDKVGKDGVITVEEAKGISDELEVVEGMQFDRGYLSPYFVTNSEKMIAELENPYVLLYDKKISNLKEMLPILESVNQSGRPLLIIAEDVDGEALATLVVNRLRGSLNIAAVKAPGFGDRRKAMLEDIAVLTGGTVVSEEMGMKLDTCGIDVLGTASKIVIDKDNTTIVDGTGSSEAVTARVNQIRAEIENTTSDYDKEKLQERLAKLSGGVAVIKVGAATETEMKEKKDRVDDALSATRAAVEEGIVIGGGAALIRAAAKVSLDLVGDEAIGAAIVLRAIKAPMKQIAINAGFDAGVVVNEVEKSDNDNFGFNAATGEYVDMFEAGIVDPAKVERVAMQNAVSVASLLLTTEATVTDIKEDKPAGPAMPDMGGMGGMPGMM